In Bradyrhizobium sp. CCBAU 051011, the following are encoded in one genomic region:
- a CDS encoding thermonuclease family protein has product MANPDGAVMAAALFERLFLYCNYNRVSELFQSKSWGLSGCRPCRRIAANDVPGLRASAAVGLAFLLLLVMSRVALSGELSGQASVIGGDTLEIRGQRIRLWGIDTPESTQLCRADDSRPYRCGAKAANELDAFIAGRPVACAPLSQDQYGRTVATCSVNGIDLGEWLVRSGLALDWPQFSKGRYAVVQREADRAGRGVWAGSYVAPWLYRACLRAQGSPTNCSDDANAHR; this is encoded by the coding sequence ATGGCAAATCCTGATGGCGCGGTTATGGCTGCAGCATTGTTTGAAAGATTGTTTTTATATTGTAATTACAATAGGGTAAGTGAACTTTTTCAAAGCAAATCTTGGGGGTTGTCGGGCTGCAGGCCCTGCCGTCGCATCGCGGCGAACGACGTACCCGGCCTTCGAGCAAGCGCGGCCGTCGGTCTCGCCTTTCTGCTGCTTCTTGTCATGTCCAGGGTCGCGCTATCTGGAGAATTGTCGGGTCAGGCCAGCGTCATCGGTGGCGATACGCTGGAAATTCGCGGACAGCGGATTCGCCTTTGGGGAATCGACACGCCTGAGAGCACCCAGCTTTGCCGTGCTGATGATAGTCGACCGTACCGCTGTGGTGCGAAGGCCGCCAACGAACTCGATGCTTTCATCGCGGGCCGACCGGTGGCCTGCGCGCCGCTCTCCCAGGATCAGTATGGTCGCACGGTTGCGACTTGTTCCGTGAACGGAATAGATCTCGGCGAATGGCTGGTGCGGAGTGGCCTTGCGCTCGATTGGCCGCAATTTTCGAAAGGCAGGTACGCGGTTGTTCAGCGCGAGGCTGACCGGGCGGGGCGAGGGGTATGGGCAGGCAGCTACGTCGCACCCTGGCTGTACCGCGCGTGTCTCCGCGCGCAGGGCAGCCCCACGAACTGTTCGGATGACGCGAACGCCCATCGCTGA
- a CDS encoding ParB/RepB/Spo0J family partition protein codes for MTKTVQKITLSPSRDIPFNKLVLSQSNVRRVKAGVSIEQLAESIAQRTLLQSLNVRAVVDAEGTETGMFEVPAGGRRYRALELLVKQKRMSKTQAVPCVVREGGIAEDDSIAENDERIGLHPLDQFRAFLTLRDLGMSEEEIASRHFVTSAIVKQRLRLASVSTKLQEVYAEDGMTLEQLMAFSVNGDQARQEQVWDNVSRSGYDEPYQIRRMLTENAIRASDRRARFVGLAAYEQAGGPVLRDLFEDDGGGWLQDVALLDRLVAEKLKAAADAIAVEGWKWISVAVDFPFGHASGLLKLEGTPAALTVDQQTAVDALKAEQDRLETEYQDANELPDEVDQRLGEIETLLLSLEDQPMIFDSADIARAGVIISIDSEGRLVPDRGYVRPEDETLVVESDVADGGHPFDENKGSEPAHRTAITVAGMASEPAEEEDEREKPLPDRLITELTAHRTLALRDALAQHPSIAFLAVLHNFALATFYRFASSGSCLEISIRTPAFPAQAPGLKDSASAGAIDARHETWKARLPNDEKDLWNTLAALDGHAQSSLFAHCASFAINALHEPANRYNQGRVSAHGVASRLDQADVLARAVGLDMVQAGWRPTIDNYLGRITKSHILDAVREAKGEASAQLIDHLKKSDMAREAERLLDGTGWLPAPLRLAGAAPSLGQDGEASPLPEFLAEDEHDGPEKVQRHSVAAE; via the coding sequence ATGACAAAGACCGTCCAGAAGATCACGTTATCGCCTTCGCGAGATATTCCTTTCAACAAGCTGGTGCTGAGCCAGTCCAATGTGCGGCGGGTGAAGGCGGGCGTCTCGATCGAGCAGCTTGCTGAAAGCATCGCCCAGCGAACCCTGCTGCAGAGCCTGAACGTCCGGGCCGTCGTCGACGCCGAGGGTACCGAGACCGGAATGTTCGAAGTTCCGGCGGGCGGAAGGCGTTATCGTGCTCTTGAGCTTCTGGTGAAGCAGAAGCGGATGTCGAAAACACAGGCGGTCCCCTGCGTCGTTCGCGAAGGTGGCATAGCCGAGGACGATTCGATCGCGGAGAACGACGAGAGGATCGGCCTGCATCCGCTGGATCAATTTCGGGCATTCCTGACACTGCGCGATCTCGGCATGAGCGAGGAGGAGATCGCTTCGCGGCATTTTGTGACGTCGGCCATCGTCAAGCAGCGCCTGCGGCTGGCATCGGTCTCGACGAAACTGCAGGAGGTCTACGCCGAGGATGGCATGACGCTCGAGCAACTGATGGCGTTCTCGGTCAACGGCGATCAGGCGCGCCAGGAGCAGGTCTGGGATAATGTCAGCCGTTCTGGATATGACGAGCCGTACCAGATCCGCCGAATGCTGACCGAGAACGCGATCCGCGCATCCGATCGCCGCGCGCGGTTTGTCGGGCTCGCCGCCTATGAACAGGCGGGAGGTCCGGTTCTGCGGGATTTGTTCGAGGATGATGGTGGCGGCTGGTTGCAGGACGTTGCTCTGCTCGATCGTCTGGTTGCGGAAAAACTGAAGGCTGCCGCGGATGCGATCGCCGTTGAGGGCTGGAAGTGGATTTCGGTTGCGGTCGATTTTCCATTTGGCCATGCCAGCGGCCTGCTGAAACTTGAAGGAACGCCGGCGGCGCTTACCGTCGATCAGCAGACGGCGGTCGATGCGCTCAAGGCCGAACAAGACAGGCTTGAGACCGAGTATCAGGATGCCAACGAACTGCCGGACGAAGTCGACCAACGGCTTGGCGAGATCGAGACGTTATTGCTCAGCCTTGAAGACCAACCGATGATCTTTGATTCGGCCGATATCGCCCGTGCCGGCGTCATTATCAGCATCGATTCCGAGGGCCGGCTAGTCCCGGATCGCGGCTATGTCCGCCCGGAAGATGAAACGCTGGTGGTCGAGTCCGACGTCGCCGACGGAGGCCACCCCTTCGACGAGAACAAGGGTTCTGAGCCGGCGCACCGCACGGCCATTACCGTCGCAGGCATGGCATCCGAACCGGCCGAAGAGGAGGACGAAAGGGAAAAACCGCTGCCGGACCGGTTGATTACCGAACTGACGGCCCACCGGACGCTCGCATTACGGGATGCGCTGGCGCAACATCCGTCAATCGCGTTCCTGGCGGTGCTGCACAATTTCGCGCTTGCAACGTTCTATCGGTTCGCGTCTTCCGGCAGTTGCCTTGAGATTTCAATTCGTACCCCGGCGTTTCCCGCCCAGGCTCCAGGATTGAAGGACAGTGCCTCGGCCGGCGCTATCGATGCCAGACACGAAACCTGGAAGGCGCGGCTCCCGAACGACGAGAAGGACCTTTGGAATACGCTCGCCGCATTGGACGGCCATGCGCAATCGTCGTTGTTTGCCCATTGCGCATCATTTGCCATCAACGCCCTCCATGAGCCCGCGAACCGCTACAATCAGGGTCGCGTGTCGGCTCATGGTGTCGCTTCCCGGCTCGACCAGGCTGACGTGCTGGCCCGCGCGGTCGGGCTTGACATGGTGCAGGCCGGTTGGAGGCCGACGATCGACAACTATCTCGGTCGCATTACCAAGTCGCATATTCTGGATGCGGTCAGGGAAGCAAAGGGTGAGGCGTCAGCGCAGCTGATCGACCACTTGAAAAAGTCCGATATGGCGCGGGAAGCCGAGCGTCTCCTCGATGGCACGGGATGGCTGCCCGCACCGCTGCGGCTTGCCGGCGCTGCGCCTTCGTTGGGGCAAGACGGGGAAGCGAGTCCATTACCCGAATTCCTCGCAGAAGATGAGCACGATGGCCCTGAAAAGGTTCAGCGACACAGTGTGGCCGCCGAATAA
- a CDS encoding acyl-homoserine-lactone synthase, translating to MVSPHPEADLARLFECLTHLQNTTGFAKSDLWLCVTFVKREIYMNVIALSQHQFGLNLDLLAAMFRLRRRVFRDRLGWTVSVTGDLELDVFDALNPTYLLLVSAGREVVGCVRLLPTTGPTMLADTFPQLLTGASPPRNNRILESSRFCVDTRLADQLAGNGLNRATFMLFAAMIESLGLMDADSIVTVTDTRMERILRRAGWALERLAPPQKIGQTMALAGVLHGSRETLLSMYRQAGIEGPVLSRPEAIQTAA from the coding sequence TTGGTTTCTCCGCATCCCGAAGCGGACCTTGCGCGCCTCTTCGAATGTCTAACCCACCTGCAAAATACAACAGGTTTCGCAAAAAGCGATCTCTGGTTGTGTGTCACCTTTGTTAAACGGGAGATTTACATGAACGTTATCGCGCTGTCGCAACATCAGTTCGGGCTGAACCTCGATCTGCTGGCCGCGATGTTTCGCCTTCGCCGCCGCGTTTTCAGGGATCGTCTGGGCTGGACCGTGTCCGTCACCGGTGATCTTGAACTCGACGTCTTCGATGCCTTGAATCCAACCTATCTCCTGCTGGTGTCCGCCGGACGAGAAGTCGTTGGTTGTGTCAGGCTGCTTCCTACAACCGGGCCTACGATGCTCGCCGACACGTTCCCTCAGCTGCTGACGGGGGCTAGCCCGCCTCGAAATAACCGGATCCTGGAAAGTTCGCGGTTTTGCGTTGACACCAGGCTCGCCGATCAGCTCGCGGGGAACGGACTTAATCGTGCGACCTTCATGCTGTTTGCTGCGATGATCGAGAGCCTCGGCCTGATGGACGCAGACAGTATCGTGACTGTCACCGATACCAGAATGGAACGCATTCTCCGGCGCGCGGGATGGGCGCTGGAGCGTCTCGCGCCTCCCCAAAAGATAGGTCAGACCATGGCGCTTGCCGGTGTCCTGCACGGATCTCGCGAGACGCTCTTGAGCATGTACCGTCAAGCCGGCATCGAAGGCCCGGTTCTCAGCCGGCCGGAAGCCATTCAGACCGCAGCGTAA